One Zeugodacus cucurbitae isolate PBARC_wt_2022May chromosome 3, idZeuCucr1.2, whole genome shotgun sequence genomic region harbors:
- the LOC114805066 gene encoding uncharacterized protein LOC114805066 produces the protein MHTQNFYGVDIEEDLGIPLSYDAAWKIFNRWPREVRVQHQRLGQRTTPSKHTWCFCEEKNCTTRCPLFGFYRKKNEQTENKLNGIMTHAAVGGESGATEYKDVLRSLNKWYNSRCAAGSSQVLDLSKLEQLKIKYKYPAFSLNRKNSSRRFRRRDSRSFLYKGNKYNQPSVTSSKSKKFSRASEEYESSELYNIIENQLRNLSVSQSRLKHMSASLCRLAYAKKQASRTKLRPQIYKRKVVRRYRSDIPIVSNSESTGNTNTSKTSNFCSKSSRNSKSTKSTELSKGSKTSESSKSTKARMTTRRNKAGKSKNSKAKPNESSKIAENKKASKSSKVSTDRKVRASCKFSKDSKLSAGSKTSKMSKTSKTSESSKTSDSYKSINDSKVTNSSKSSDSSRGKGTSKNTCKTGATSKSGAASLSTDTSKRSRTSKSKATSKNSAGSKATNVTKATTISHPIARSIRFNLDKGKRGAARSAGDEEVKCKRKATAGSVMKEHVKVEKPQIQRIGGTNEILNRSNRRPIVAWNCGAGLNRKPTVEAVTKPHSKIAFNHLAPSSCLIRKHYKRTIFIDAGGGGDDVSRQCGRRKITRKPSVRLSKPIMSFFRKQRTISKQSMTMRGKKSRCFLIKGERRK, from the coding sequence ATGCATACGCAAAATTTTTACGGCGTAGATATTGAAGAGGATCTCGGCATACCATTGTCATATGATGCGGCCTGGAAGATTTTCAATCGTTGGCCGCGTGAAGTGCGCGTACAACACCAACGATTGGGTCAACGCACAACGCCCTCGAAGCACACCTGGTGCTTCTGCGAGGAAAAGAATTGTACAACACGCTGTCCATTATTCGGATTCTATCGCAAGAAAAACGAACAaacggaaaataaattaaacggcATAATGACGCATGCGGCAGTTGGGGGCGAAAGTGGTGCAACCGAGTATAAAGATGTGCTACGTAGCCTCAATAAATGGTACAACAGCCGTTGCGCGGCCGGTTCGAGTCAAGTATTGGATTTGTCGAAGTTGGAGCAATTGaagattaaatacaaatatcccGCATTTTCTTTAAATAGAAAGAATAGTTCACGGCGATTTCGTAGACGCGACAGCAGATCGTTTTTATATAAAGGCAACAAGTACAACCAGCCCTCGGTGACGTCCAGCAAGAGTAAGAAGTTTAGCCGCGCGAGTGAGGAGTACGAGAGCTCAGAGTTGTATAATATAATTGAGAATCAATTGCGTAATCTCAGTGTGAGTCAGTCACGTCTCAAACATATGAGTGCAAGTCTCTGTCGTTTGGCCTACGCGAAGAAGCAAGCTTCCAGAACGAAATTGCGGCCGCAGATCTACAAGCGTAAAGTCGTGCGTAGATATCGCAGTGATATACCGATTGTCAGCAATAGCGAGAGCACTGGCAATACTAATACGAGTAAAACGTCGAATTTTTGCAGTAAAAGTAGTCGGAATAGTAAGTCCACGAAGAGCACTGAGCTCAGTAAAGGCAGTAAGACCAGCGAGAGCAGCAAGTCTACCAAAGCTAGAATGACAACCAGGCGCAATAAGGCCGGCAAGAGCAAAAATAGCAAAGCCAAGCCCAACGAGAGTAGTAAGATTGCCGAGAACAAAAAGGCGAGCAAGAGTAGTAAGGTTAGTACGGACAGAAAGGTGAGAGCGAGTTGCAAGTTTAGTAAGGATAGCAAGTTGAGTGCGGGCAGTAAGACAAGCAAAATGAGTAAGACGAGTAAAACAAGTGAGAGCAGCAAGACCAGCGACAGCTACAAATCAATAAATGACAGCAAAGTTACCAATTCCAGCAAGAGTAGTGACAGCAGTCGTGGTAAAGGCACCAGCAAAAATACCTGCAAAACTGGTGCAACTAGCAAGAGCGGTGCGGCCAGCTTGAGTACCGACACCAGCAAACGCAGTCGAACCAGCAAAAGTAAGGCAACGAGTAAGAATAGCGCCGGCAGCAAGGCCACCAATGTCACCAAAGCCACGACGATCAGTCATCCTATTGCCAGAAGCATACGCTTCAATCTGGATAAAGGTAAGCGCGGCGCTGCGCGTTCTGCTGGTGATGAAGAGGTCAAGTGCAAGCGTAAAGCCACCGCCGGCAGCGTAATGAAAGAACATGTCAAAGTGGAAAAGCCACAGATACAGCGTATCGGCGGCACTAATGAAATACTCAATCGTAGCAATCGTAGACCAATCGTCGCTTGGAACTGCGGTGCCGGCTTGAACCGTAAGCCAACAGTCGAGGCTGTGACCAAACCGCATAGCAAGATCGCATTCAATCACTTGGCTCCTAGCAGTTGTCTAATAAGAAAACATTATAAACGCACTATCTTCATTGATGCCGGTGGTGGCGGTGATGATGTGAGTCGTCAATGCGGCCGCCGCAAGATTACCAGAAAACCATCGGTGCGCCTCTCTAAGCCAATAATGTCCTTCTTTCGCAAACAGCGCACGATCTCCAAGCAAAGTATGACAATGCGCGGTAAGAAGTCGCGGTGTTTCTTAATTAAAGGCGAGCGCCGCAAGTGA